A genomic segment from Gemmatimonadota bacterium encodes:
- the ileS gene encoding isoleucine--tRNA ligase — protein sequence MFEKVDTNVNFPKEEEKVLAFWDEIRAFEKSLEIRRNNDEYVFYDGPPFATGLPHYGHLLAGTIKDVIPRYQTMNGKYVDRVFGWDCHGLPVEYELSQELGLNSKSEIEEYGIAEYNEACRGIVLRYTAEWRQFVKRIGRWVDFENGYRTMDRDYMESIWWVFKQLWDKGLIYEGHKILPYCPRDATPLSNFEANQGYESVQDPAITVAFKLKDEPDTYLLAWTTTPWTLPSNLAMTVHEDIDYVYVKDEDVTYVLAEARVDTYYPSGRPEIVRTVKGKDLLGLQYEPLFPYFEDLRAEGAFRIITAEFVTTEEGTGIVHTAPGFGEDDAEAGRVHGVPSVCPIDAECRFTSEVGDYEGRFVKDCDGDIVNRLKEEGKLVHRSTHHHSYPHCWRCESPLIYRAISTWFVNIEKIKEKMLRANAQIHWVPEHIKAGRFGNWLENARDWAISRNRYWGCPLPLWRNEETGETVCVGSIGELEERTGGKFDDIHKHFMDPVIIEGETGPLTRVPEVLDCWFESGSMPYAQRHYPFENKDWLDAHFPADFIAEGLDQTRGWFYTLVVLGAALFDRPPFENVVVNGMILAEDGRKMSKRLKNYPDPMHIMNTYGADALRLNMLSSPVVRGEDLAFSEQGVQKTMRSVLLPLWNAYSFLVTYARVDNWQPTSDRSDHPLDRWIRARLNHLVRDIRQGLDRCHLQTAATRFATFIDDMTNWYIRRSRRRFWKSDNDSDKLSAYATLYHVLLTLVKALAPFAPFITETIYRNLRASDMPESVHLCDYPDVIEADLDERLEQQMARTRTAVGLGRFLRSQANARTRHPLRTAILVSMQEDVREDLRALQDIVADELNVKEVDIRDDEEAVVTLSAKANFRALGPRLGKNMKVAAGRIAGLGFEEIQSLRDGHTLSLDLDGAESLELTVDDILIQREEKEDMPVANEGDITVALDLYRDENLVREGLAREIVHVIQNIRKEKGLDVSDRIAVTYMDNGNSLAPAFDQFRDYIMGETLCTTLVRTDAVDGDAVDIEGHTVMFDIKVVA from the coding sequence TGGGCCGCCTTTTGCGACGGGTCTGCCGCATTACGGACATTTGCTGGCAGGGACGATTAAAGATGTGATTCCGCGCTATCAAACTATGAATGGCAAATACGTAGATCGCGTCTTTGGATGGGACTGCCACGGCTTGCCCGTAGAATACGAGCTCAGCCAGGAGTTGGGCCTGAATAGCAAAAGCGAGATTGAAGAGTACGGGATTGCGGAATACAATGAGGCCTGTCGGGGTATTGTTTTGCGATATACTGCCGAGTGGCGACAATTTGTCAAGCGAATCGGGCGCTGGGTTGATTTTGAAAATGGGTACCGCACGATGGACCGCGATTACATGGAGTCTATCTGGTGGGTGTTCAAACAGCTTTGGGATAAGGGCTTGATCTATGAGGGGCACAAAATTTTGCCTTATTGTCCCCGGGATGCAACACCTTTGTCCAATTTTGAAGCCAATCAGGGTTATGAGTCCGTGCAGGATCCGGCTATTACCGTTGCGTTCAAGCTCAAAGATGAACCGGATACATATCTGCTGGCGTGGACGACAACGCCCTGGACACTGCCGTCAAATCTGGCAATGACTGTGCACGAAGATATAGATTACGTGTATGTCAAAGATGAGGATGTGACGTACGTTCTCGCTGAAGCGCGCGTGGATACCTATTATCCTTCGGGCAGACCCGAGATTGTCAGGACGGTAAAGGGGAAGGACCTTCTGGGTCTGCAATACGAACCGCTTTTTCCCTATTTTGAAGATTTGCGCGCGGAGGGGGCGTTCCGCATTATCACAGCTGAGTTTGTGACGACTGAAGAAGGGACGGGTATTGTCCACACGGCACCCGGATTTGGCGAAGACGATGCCGAAGCCGGTCGCGTTCACGGCGTTCCGTCTGTTTGTCCGATTGATGCCGAATGCCGTTTTACATCTGAGGTGGGTGATTATGAAGGGCGTTTTGTCAAGGACTGTGATGGCGATATTGTGAATCGCTTAAAAGAAGAGGGGAAGCTCGTACACCGCTCTACACATCACCATAGTTACCCCCATTGCTGGCGGTGTGAGTCGCCCCTTATTTACAGGGCGATTTCGACGTGGTTTGTCAATATTGAGAAGATTAAAGAGAAGATGCTCCGTGCGAATGCGCAGATCCACTGGGTGCCCGAACATATCAAAGCGGGACGTTTTGGCAATTGGCTGGAAAATGCGCGGGATTGGGCGATTTCCCGCAATCGCTATTGGGGTTGCCCGCTTCCCCTGTGGCGCAATGAAGAGACGGGTGAGACTGTGTGTGTTGGCTCTATCGGCGAACTGGAGGAACGCACGGGTGGCAAGTTTGACGATATCCATAAGCATTTTATGGATCCGGTTATTATTGAGGGTGAAACGGGGCCATTGACCCGCGTGCCCGAAGTGCTCGATTGCTGGTTTGAGAGCGGTTCGATGCCTTATGCACAACGCCATTATCCGTTTGAAAATAAGGATTGGTTGGATGCGCATTTTCCCGCGGATTTTATCGCTGAGGGATTGGATCAGACGCGCGGTTGGTTTTATACGCTCGTGGTGCTCGGTGCTGCCCTTTTTGACCGTCCGCCGTTCGAGAATGTCGTGGTCAATGGTATGATTCTCGCCGAAGATGGGCGCAAAATGTCCAAGCGTTTGAAGAATTATCCCGATCCGATGCATATTATGAATACGTATGGTGCGGATGCGCTGCGTCTCAATATGTTGTCTTCTCCTGTGGTGCGCGGGGAAGATCTCGCGTTTTCGGAACAGGGGGTTCAAAAGACGATGCGCAGTGTGCTGCTGCCTTTGTGGAATGCGTATAGTTTTCTGGTGACTTATGCGAGGGTTGATAACTGGCAGCCCACGTCGGATCGGTCAGATCATCCGCTTGACCGCTGGATTCGCGCGCGTTTAAATCATCTGGTGCGCGATATTCGCCAGGGTCTGGACCGCTGTCATTTGCAGACAGCGGCCACGCGATTTGCAACATTTATCGACGATATGACCAATTGGTATATCCGGCGCAGCCGACGGCGTTTCTGGAAGAGCGATAATGATAGCGATAAATTGTCTGCTTATGCGACGCTCTATCATGTGCTTTTGACGCTGGTTAAAGCACTGGCGCCTTTCGCGCCGTTTATCACGGAGACGATCTACCGAAATTTGCGTGCGAGCGATATGCCGGAGTCCGTGCATTTGTGCGATTATCCCGATGTGATTGAGGCCGATCTGGATGAGAGATTGGAACAGCAGATGGCGCGTACGCGAACAGCGGTTGGGTTGGGCAGGTTCTTGCGCAGTCAGGCCAATGCGAGGACCCGACACCCGTTGCGTACGGCGATTCTGGTGTCTATGCAGGAGGATGTGCGCGAAGATCTCAGAGCATTACAGGATATTGTTGCGGATGAGTTAAATGTAAAAGAGGTGGATATTCGCGACGATGAAGAGGCCGTGGTGACGCTTTCTGCAAAAGCCAATTTCCGAGCGTTGGGTCCGCGTCTGGGTAAAAATATGAAGGTGGCTGCGGGAAGAATTGCGGGTCTCGGCTTTGAAGAAATCCAATCTCTACGCGATGGTCACACTCTGTCATTGGATCTGGATGGTGCGGAGTCCTTAGAACTCACGGTGGATGATATTTTGATCCAGCGCGAAGAGAAAGAAGATATGCCTGTGGCAAATGAAGGCGATATTACAGTGGCGCTGGATTTGTACAGAGATGAAAATTTAGTACGCGAAGGTCTGGCGCGCGAGATCGTCCATGTGATTCAAAATATCCGAAAGGAGAAGGGGCTGGATGTTTCAGATCGGATTGCGGTGACATATATGGATAATGGCAATTCTCTGGCACCCGCTTTTGATCAGTTTCGAGATTATATCATGGGTGAGACGCTTTGTACGACGTTGGTTCGCACAGATGCGGTGGATGGTGATGCAGTTGATATAGAGGGTCATACGGTGATGTTTGATATTAAAGTTGTGGCATAA